From Paraburkholderia sprentiae WSM5005:
CGAACCGTACTGATATCCTTAAGCGCGCTAAGCGCGAGTTGCGTATCAAACTGGAAGAAGCCTTCGTTGCCATCCCGTCGTATGGCGATGACTTCAACGCCATCCATCTCCTCAAGGATGTCCTCATCTCTCGGGACTAAACAGATGACTCTTCGCTTGCTCTTCCCCTGTGCGGCAAGCGCACGGCAGAATTCGAGATTGAAAGAGTTGATGCCGCCATACCGAACGCCCCAGCACGTCGCGGCCACGACGATCGTCTCCGGCTTTGCATTGGCCATCAAAGCAATTGGGCGACGTGCCTCGCCCTCCGGAAAGATGAGCGGTGAGATCGTCGTGATCGTTCCCACACCGCGAGCTTCATTCGCAAAACCGCTCGCGCCGCTCTCCCGTTGAGCAAGTTTTTGAACTGCAGCTAGGCCGAGAATGCTGGATCTGAGCGAGCCGGTCTCATCGAGCATAAAGTCGGCCCACTCGTGCTTGTCGATCGTGGCGAACACCTTATTCATCGGGCCACCCTCGTGCATCCTTGCCAACGTTCTCGTAAAGGCAGCCTCAGCCGGTGCGTCGAGCCACTTAAGGAACCGATCGCAGATGTCCGGTGCGCCGCGCTCAACATACCGGCGAAGCGACGCTGGCGAGTCGTAATATTGAGCTTCGCGAGCAAGCCAACCGGTCAGATCAGGCAGTCCCCCACACAGCTCGGTAACCATCTTCGCGCGCCAATCGGTCAATCCATACTCTGCAACCAGCGCGGCTACTTCGCTCGGCTCGTAAGTTCCCAACACAAGCGTGCTATGCCCCTGTCCAAAATCAGACGCAAGGAACGTCGGCTCGCCTCTCTGCACAGCCCATCGCATGCGCAACGTACTCAGCTTGACGGGCAACTCCACGACAGTCTTCAACTGAAGAGAATGCTCGAGTGTGCGTAAGGCTGTTCCGACATCCCACGTCAGCGTACGGACGGCCTGGTGAAATGCTTCGATGACTAATACTGGTGTGCGACCCGAGCGCTTTAAAAACTGGACGACTTTGCGCAAGTTCGCACCGATATCGCTGCCCTCGCGCTGAACAACTCCCATCGGGTCCCATTGCGCGACGACACCTGAAATAAAAGTATTTGCGTTGTCTATGCGGCCCGCACGAAACCTCGCCACAGCCGGGACTTCGGGCGCCAATTCACACTGTTCGTAAAACTGCTCGTCGACAAGCCGATCAATGATGCAGGTGGCGTCTGTCAGCGGAGGAGTGACAAGCACGTAATTGCTCTTTCCGGTTCTCCACGACTGAACAATCCGGCGGGCGATCGCCGTTGAGGAGGCAGGTATGGTGATATCGTTCATTGCGCGTTCAGTTGCTCAAGCTTGTCATTAATCATCGCCCAAAGTGCGCCGGATCGGACCCGAATTGACTCACCTAACATCGGGATCCTGAATTCGACGGCCGCCAGGTCCTTTAGTCTTTTCAAGTAGCCAAGCTGAATAGCGCTTTCCACACCAGCTGCGATTTCAGCCCGCGAGAGGTTATAGCGACTGACGAGCGGTGAACGCTCCGATCTCAAATCACCGACCATCAAAGGACCGGCGGACACCGGACTTTTGATATCCGCAGCGGCATACAGAACCGCACGAACCAGTAGCTGGTCACGGTCCTTCCGCGAAAACAGGACCCGGAGCTCGTCTTCGCCGGGGTCGTCCAGACTGTCAAGCGCGGTAACACCCGTCGACTTTTCCAACAGCGCTTTCAGCCCGTTGATAACGTCAGACTGCATAAGGTAAGTCTGTTGCGCAGTCGCGTAAGTGGCTCCGGCGACTAATTTCATATAGTACGGAATGCCAGCAGTGATCTTGACCAGAAAGGCGAGAGTCTTCTCTGGAAACTTGTATCGTCCGCGAAGAACGCCTGGCTCGACAATCTCCCGCGTCCTGCGCTTCTCCAGATCGTTATTCATTCCAAAGGGAGTGAGCTCGAAATTTGCAATACTGTTGTACAAGGCGGCATCCGCATTGCGGACAAAAATTGTCCGTGCCGGATTCGAACCACAAAAGACCATGCCGATAGCCGTCTGCGATGCAATGATGTGCCTGAACTGCCATGAGAGTTCAATGGCGACATCCTTCGCTTGTCCCTCTGCAAGATGCATTTCCGCGAGCTTGTCTACCTCGTCAAATAGATAAAACACGCGGCTTAGGCTGCTAGCCCGGCTGATAATTTCCTTTGACAGCGCTGTGAGAAAAACATCGGTACCAGCGTCGAACGGAAGTCGCTCGCCGATCCGAGCGAAATCGCTAATAAGGCTTCGCAGCTCCTCGTTCTCGTCATTGGATTGAACTCTGGTCCATACCCAATAATTGAAGTCTTTGACCGACTGGAAGCCCTTGTCGAGAGACAGGAACACAATGCCGTTATCACGGCCGACTTTATGCGAATACTCATCGAGAATTCGAAACAGCATCGTCGTCTTGCCCGATCGTCGCGGGCTTGATAACCAGACGCTTCCGGCTCGATCGCGACCGAAGAGGGTCGTCTCGATGCGCCTTTCGTCATCATCTCGCGGGACGTAGTCATGACCCCGCATCTGAAATTGAGGGAAACCCGCGAACGCTGCGTCGACCTGCTCGGCGCTTACACTGTCGAATGACTCAAGCCCGGCTACTTCCAGCGCAAGCTCCAGCTCAGCGACGACGCGCTTTTCCTCCAGCGTCAGGAAGTCGCACGTCGCCCGGATAATCGTAGAACGGATGTCGGGAACGTCGATCACCAG
This genomic window contains:
- a CDS encoding glycosyltransferase family 4 protein — translated: MNDITIPASSTAIARRIVQSWRTGKSNYVLVTPPLTDATCIIDRLVDEQFYEQCELAPEVPAVARFRAGRIDNANTFISGVVAQWDPMGVVQREGSDIGANLRKVVQFLKRSGRTPVLVIEAFHQAVRTLTWDVGTALRTLEHSLQLKTVVELPVKLSTLRMRWAVQRGEPTFLASDFGQGHSTLVLGTYEPSEVAALVAEYGLTDWRAKMVTELCGGLPDLTGWLAREAQYYDSPASLRRYVERGAPDICDRFLKWLDAPAEAAFTRTLARMHEGGPMNKVFATIDKHEWADFMLDETGSLRSSILGLAAVQKLAQRESGASGFANEARGVGTITTISPLIFPEGEARRPIALMANAKPETIVVAATCWGVRYGGINSFNLEFCRALAAQGKSKRRVICLVPRDEDILEEMDGVEVIAIRRDGNEGFFQFDTQLALSALKDISTVRFVVGHDLKSGTFAQSLASALEVKSIAFCHMAYAAYYSMTKSSEDGAKKVEDQRKLFSKADAIFAVGPKLVKHVKALMRTIPSKANTFEYLPDLLSMAPVTSPRPIACITYIGRLGSGAELVKQGTLAVTAIGAALKRTKLHDPLVQVIGGSDAENETDYKELVNREANRLVNTQFLAFNNSREKALGYIMDSSLVVMPSVHDGFGLVGWEAISLGIPLIISTNTGLYEHLKQLGLHSYVGAVDIRGSMAKPNEADVNALSDKIFAKLSDPAQAHADAAMLLARLRESDQMTMERFDRNTEHVFKSSADASLSA